A genomic region of Oncorhynchus mykiss isolate Arlee chromosome 2, USDA_OmykA_1.1, whole genome shotgun sequence contains the following coding sequences:
- the LOC118937387 gene encoding inner centromere protein-like has protein sequence MRLSGLVSVAGDLLHVRYQRMLKLMQQVESELKLMQQGESELKLKQQMESELKLMQQVGSELKLMQQMESELKLMQQMESELKLMQQVGSELKLKQQVESELKLKQQVESELKLMQQVESELKLMQQMESELKLMQQRESELKLMQQVESELKLMQQMESELKLMQQMESELKLKQQVESELKLMQQVESELKLMQQRESELKLKQQRESELKLMQQVESELKLKLQVESELKLMQQVESELKLMQQRESELKLMQQRESELKLMQQVESELKLKLQVESELKLMQQVESELKLKLQVESELKLMQQVESELKLMQQRESELKLMQQRESELKLMQQVESELKLKLQVESELKLMQQGESELKLMLQVESELKLMQQVESELKLMQQVESELKLKLQVESELKLKQQVESELKLMQQVESELKLKQQVESELKLKQQVESELKLMQQVESELKLMQQGESELKLMQQVESELKLKQQVESELKLMQQRESELKFCDFVHKEYKTNTMNSNTRHNVASTQTLDTM, from the coding sequence ATGAGGTTGTCTGGACTTGTGTCTGTCGCAGGTGATTTGTTGCATGTCAGATATCAAAGGATGTTGAAGTTAATGCAGCAGGTGGAGTCAGAGCTGAAGTTAATGCAGCAGGGGGAGTCAGAGCTGAAGTTAAAGCAGCagatggagtcagagctgaagTTAATGCAGCAGGTGGGGTCAGAGCTGAAGTTAATGCAGCagatggagtcagagctgaagTTAATGCAGCagatggagtcagagctgaagTTAATGCAGCAGGTGGGGTCAGAGCTGAAGTTAAAGCAGCAGGTGGAGTCAGAGCTGAAGTTAAAGCAGCAGGTGGAGTCAGAGCTGAAGTTAATGCAGCAGGTGGAGTCAGAGCTGAAGTTAATGCAGCagatggagtcagagctgaagTTAATGCAGCAGAGGGAGTCAGAGCTGAAGTTAATGCAGCAGGTGGAGTCAGAGCTGAAGTTAATGCAGCagatggagtcagagctgaagTTAATGCAGCagatggagtcagagctgaagTTAAAGCAGCAGGTGGAGTCAGAGCTGAAGTTAATGCAGCAGGTGGAGTCAGAGCTGAAGTTAATGCAGCAGAGGGAGTCAGAGCTGAAGTTAAAGCAGCAGAGGGAGTCAGAACTGAAGTTAATGCAGCAGGTGGAGTCAGAGCTGAAGTTAAAGCTGCAGGTGGAGTCAGAGCTGAAGTTAATGCAGCAGGTGGAGTCAGAGCTGAAGTTAATGCAGCAGAGGGAGTCAGAGCTGAAGTTAATGCAGCAGAGGGAGTCAGAGCTGAAGTTAATGCAGCAGGTGGAGTCAGAGCTGAAGTTAAAGCTGCAGGTGGAGTCAGAGCTGAAGTTAATGCAGCAGGTGGAGTCAGAGCTGAAGTTAAAGCTGCAGGTGGAGTCAGAGCTGAAGTTAATGCAGCAGGTGGAGTCAGAGCTGAAGTTAATGCAGCAGAGGGAGTCAGAGCTGAAGTTAATGCAGCAGAGGGAGTCAGAGCTGAAGTTAATGCAGCAGGTGGAGTCAGAGCTGAAGTTAAAGCTGCAGGTGGAGTCAGAGCTGAAGTTAATGCAGCAGGGGGAGTCAGAGCTGAAGTTAATGCTGCAGGTGGAGTCAGAGCTGAAGTTAATGCAGCAGGTGGAGTCAGAGCTGAAGTTAATGCAGCAGGTGGAGTCAGAGCTGAAGTTAAAGCTGCAGGTGGAGTCAGAGCTGAAGTTAAAGCAGCAGGTGGAGTCAGAGCTGAAGTTAATGCAGCAGGTGGAGTCAGAGCTGAAGTTAAAGCAGCAGGTGGAGTCAGAGCTGAAGTTAAAGCAGCAGGTGGAGTCAGAGCTGAAGTTAATGCAGCAGGTGGAGTCAGAGCTGAAGTTAATGCAGCAGGGGGAGTCAGAGCTGAAGTTAATGCAGCAGGTGGAGTCAGAGCTGAAGTTAAAGCAGCAGGTGGAGTCAGAGCTGAAGTTAATGCAGCAGAGGGAGTCAGAACTGAAGTTTTGTGATTTTGTACACAAAgaatacaaaacaaacacaatGAACTCAAACACTAGACACAATGTAGCATCAACTCAAACACTAGACACAATGTAG